In Kordiimonas sp. SCSIO 12610, the following are encoded in one genomic region:
- a CDS encoding TRAP transporter substrate-binding protein, producing MEFNKTEKTSVPSNNRRSFLKKAGIAGAAALVAACDSGAQENTGGGPAILSKKRNLKMVTSWPKNFPGLGTGAERLAKRIETLSDGQISIKVYAAGELVGALGGFDAVSQGKADMYHAAEYYWQGKSQGFNFFAAVPMGMTANEMNAWVRFGGGQELWDELAGGFNVKPFMAGNTGVQMGGWFQRDINAIDDFQGLRIRMPGLGGEVMKRLGAAPVTKQGGEIFQALSQGNIDATEWIGPWNDLAFGFHTIVKNYYYPGIHEPGTTLSLGLNKDLWEDMSEREQEIVRAASAAENDIMFSEFTLNNARALNTLVNDHGVLLKEFSQDILTRLASVSAEVLTETAQNDELTGRIFKSFSEARTNGIRWGEIAEQAYMQARAAAEKS from the coding sequence ATAGAGTTCAATAAAACAGAGAAAACTTCTGTTCCCTCAAATAACAGACGCTCTTTTTTAAAGAAAGCAGGCATCGCGGGCGCTGCTGCACTTGTAGCAGCATGCGACAGCGGCGCTCAGGAAAACACTGGCGGCGGGCCAGCGATTTTATCCAAAAAACGCAACCTGAAAATGGTGACGAGCTGGCCTAAGAATTTCCCGGGCCTCGGCACAGGTGCTGAAAGATTGGCCAAACGAATTGAAACGCTATCAGATGGTCAAATCAGCATTAAAGTTTATGCAGCTGGAGAGCTGGTTGGAGCGCTTGGTGGTTTTGATGCCGTTAGCCAAGGCAAGGCGGATATGTATCACGCCGCTGAATATTACTGGCAAGGTAAATCTCAAGGTTTTAATTTCTTTGCGGCTGTCCCGATGGGCATGACCGCGAATGAAATGAATGCCTGGGTGCGTTTTGGTGGCGGCCAGGAACTATGGGACGAGCTTGCTGGTGGCTTCAACGTCAAACCCTTTATGGCCGGAAACACAGGCGTTCAAATGGGTGGCTGGTTCCAGCGCGATATCAACGCGATCGACGATTTTCAGGGTCTTCGCATCCGTATGCCTGGCCTCGGTGGTGAAGTGATGAAACGTTTGGGTGCAGCCCCCGTGACCAAACAGGGCGGCGAGATATTCCAGGCCCTTAGTCAGGGCAATATTGACGCCACAGAATGGATTGGCCCCTGGAATGATCTGGCCTTTGGTTTCCATACAATCGTGAAAAACTATTACTATCCTGGAATTCACGAACCCGGCACAACACTATCACTAGGCCTCAATAAGGACCTATGGGAAGATATGTCCGAGCGCGAGCAGGAAATCGTTCGGGCAGCAAGCGCCGCCGAAAACGACATAATGTTCTCTGAGTTTACGCTGAATAACGCACGGGCACTCAATACGCTTGTTAATGACCACGGTGTATTACTGAAAGAATTTTCACAGGATATCCTAACCAGACTTGCAAGCGTATCAGCCGAAGTTTTAACCGAAACCGCACAAAATGATGAGCTAACGGGCCGTATATTCAAAAGCTTCTCAGAGGCGCGCACAAACGGTATCCGCTGGGGCGAAATTGCAGAACAAGCCTATATGCAGGCGCGTGCAGCCGCTGAAAAATCCTAG
- a CDS encoding arginyltransferase, with protein MTDQGLQFPKFYVTAPSPCPYIDGQIERKVFTELNGPDAASLNEALGKVGFRRSQSVVYRPACEACSACISVRVRALEHTLSKSQRRILKLNSDIKIEVKPATVTEEQFNLLSEYLNDRHKDGSMASMTIDEYADMVETSPVSTSIIEYRRVLDQKLMAVGLTDELSDGLSMVYSFFDIHEQNRSLGTYIILNHIERAKIANQPYVYLGYWVSGSQKMNYKRRFKPLERLGQHGWYDIETDDLVK; from the coding sequence ATGACTGATCAAGGGCTTCAATTTCCCAAATTTTATGTTACGGCACCATCACCGTGTCCGTATATTGATGGTCAGATTGAACGTAAGGTTTTTACCGAATTAAACGGACCGGACGCAGCATCGCTAAATGAAGCCTTAGGTAAGGTTGGGTTTCGTCGCAGCCAGTCTGTTGTGTATCGCCCTGCCTGCGAAGCCTGTAGCGCCTGTATATCAGTACGTGTTCGCGCGCTTGAACATACCCTTAGCAAATCACAGCGCAGAATTCTCAAGCTGAATAGCGACATTAAAATAGAAGTGAAACCTGCAACAGTAACCGAAGAACAGTTTAATCTTCTTAGCGAATATTTAAATGACCGTCACAAGGACGGCAGCATGGCCTCCATGACAATCGATGAATATGCAGACATGGTAGAAACAAGCCCGGTTAGCACAAGCATCATCGAATATCGCCGTGTTTTAGACCAGAAACTTATGGCGGTTGGTTTGACCGATGAACTTTCTGATGGTTTGTCAATGGTTTACAGCTTTTTTGATATCCATGAACAAAACCGTAGTTTGGGTACCTATATTATCCTAAATCATATCGAGCGGGCGAAAATTGCCAACCAACCGTATGTCTATTTAGGCTACTGGGTCAGCGGAAGCCAAAAGATGAATTACAAGCGTCGTTTTAAGCCTTTGGAGCGCCTTGGTCAGCACGGCTGGTACGATATTGAAACTGACGACCTCGTGAAATAA
- a CDS encoding SLC13 family permease yields MEFVEPTIQMWLTFAVVVGAIIAYANDRIPLELSSITTVALLLFIFHVLPLQDTDVTKSISTKDLLMGFADPALITILSLLVVGQGLLQTGALNGPASLLVNFGGKYPKTTIIACLVIVMVVSAFLNNTPVVVMFIPILATLADKLGKKTATVMMPLSFVAILGGNMTIIGSSTNLLAIGAFENAGGGQLGFFDFTIPGAVMALVGLAYVIFIAPKLLVDREGLAGKLAGSGGKQFLFQLELGPKDDMVGERAVSGMFPGLKDVTVRMIERGQTRLLPPYDDITLEAGDVILVAATRNVMTELLNASPDLVASAEGSEEEREAANQRRVIAEAVVAPASRLDSRTLAQSGFRADTGCTVLGVQRRSRMIRASISQLRIEAGDVLLVMGSRANVLALRNNRDVLLMESSASDMQMQAYAKRAQAVFCGVVGTAATGILPITVAALAGATMMLLTRCLNVRQAGRAIDRRVFTIVGASLALGTAMQGTGGAAWIAHSVVDLLSAAPVWALLSGFFLMVALLTNVLSNNATAVLFTPIAVSIAATLGIEPMPFLLAVIFGANCSFATPMSYQTNLLVMAPGHYKFNDFLRVGTPLIFIIWAAFTIFVPWYYNLL; encoded by the coding sequence ATGGAATTCGTTGAGCCAACAATACAAATGTGGCTAACATTTGCGGTCGTGGTCGGGGCAATCATCGCTTATGCAAATGATCGCATTCCACTAGAGCTATCATCAATTACAACTGTTGCTCTTCTTTTATTTATCTTCCATGTCCTCCCCCTTCAGGACACTGACGTTACAAAATCAATCTCGACAAAAGATTTACTTATGGGTTTTGCGGACCCCGCCCTGATTACCATCCTAAGCTTGTTGGTTGTCGGGCAAGGACTGTTGCAAACTGGGGCATTAAACGGTCCAGCATCCCTGCTTGTTAATTTTGGTGGCAAGTACCCGAAAACAACGATCATAGCATGCTTGGTCATTGTAATGGTCGTATCCGCGTTTTTAAACAACACACCTGTTGTTGTTATGTTCATCCCGATCCTTGCAACGCTCGCCGATAAATTGGGCAAGAAAACAGCGACTGTCATGATGCCGCTAAGTTTTGTTGCGATCCTCGGCGGAAACATGACGATTATCGGCTCGAGCACAAACCTGCTTGCAATTGGTGCCTTTGAAAACGCCGGCGGCGGACAACTTGGGTTCTTCGATTTCACAATCCCAGGTGCTGTAATGGCTTTGGTTGGTCTAGCCTACGTGATCTTTATTGCCCCCAAATTATTGGTTGACCGCGAAGGATTAGCAGGAAAACTTGCGGGTAGCGGCGGCAAACAATTCCTCTTCCAACTTGAGTTGGGGCCAAAGGACGACATGGTCGGCGAACGCGCAGTATCAGGAATGTTCCCAGGCCTCAAGGATGTTACCGTTCGTATGATTGAGCGCGGTCAAACCCGACTGCTGCCGCCCTATGACGATATCACATTAGAAGCCGGCGATGTCATTCTGGTTGCTGCGACACGCAATGTGATGACGGAACTTTTGAACGCAAGCCCTGACCTTGTCGCTAGCGCAGAGGGCAGCGAAGAAGAACGCGAAGCCGCCAACCAACGACGCGTCATTGCAGAAGCGGTTGTTGCACCAGCCTCCCGACTGGATAGCCGCACCCTTGCCCAAAGTGGTTTTCGTGCAGACACTGGCTGCACCGTGCTCGGCGTTCAACGCCGCAGCCGCATGATCCGCGCATCCATATCGCAGTTACGCATTGAAGCAGGTGATGTTCTTCTGGTGATGGGCAGCCGCGCCAACGTGCTCGCGCTTAGGAACAACCGCGATGTACTCCTGATGGAGTCGTCCGCATCCGACATGCAAATGCAGGCATATGCGAAACGCGCCCAAGCAGTCTTTTGCGGTGTCGTCGGGACAGCCGCGACAGGAATTTTACCAATCACAGTTGCAGCTCTTGCAGGTGCTACCATGATGTTGTTAACCCGTTGCCTAAACGTCCGGCAAGCTGGTCGCGCGATTGACAGGCGTGTGTTTACAATTGTTGGGGCTTCACTAGCGCTTGGAACCGCAATGCAAGGAACTGGCGGCGCAGCATGGATTGCCCACAGCGTTGTGGACCTGTTATCAGCTGCGCCCGTTTGGGCCTTGCTTTCAGGTTTTTTCCTGATGGTCGCCCTTTTAACAAATGTTCTGTCAAACAACGCAACAGCCGTTCTTTTCACACCAATTGCCGTTTCTATTGCTGCCACTTTAGGCATTGAACCGATGCCGTTTTTGCTTGCTGTTATATTTGGTGCAAACTGCAGTTTTGCAACACCAATGAGTTATCAGACCAATTTGCTTGTGATGGCCCCCGGGCATTATAAATTCAATGATTTCTTAAGGGTTGGTACACCTTTGATCTTTATTATCTGGGCTGCGTTTACAATTTTTGTACCTTGGTACTATAATTTGTTATAG
- a CDS encoding flagellar motor protein MotB produces MADDSNEKPIIKKVIKVEGGGHHGGAWKVAYADFVTAMMAFFMLLWLLNVAPPETLAGLADYFTPTTAAIEGRTGSDAVNAPSSDANGNNPTPVAIIQQIGPPPGGPNTGEETGTDQEGGGDPDFAADVINNRVKEAEDLAFEQLQDQMRIAMQASPTLSDLSEQVLFEITEDGLKIQLIDKDRRAMFRSGTAELYGYAETLIREVGASVQTLPNRITIQGHTDGGQFRGANGYSNWDLSADRGNSALKVLSETGVTDDRFFEVTGKASTDPLYPDNPSRIENRRVTILVLREAPVVPPSISGRR; encoded by the coding sequence TTGGCAGACGATAGCAACGAAAAGCCGATTATTAAAAAGGTTATCAAGGTTGAAGGCGGCGGCCACCACGGTGGTGCGTGGAAAGTAGCCTATGCGGACTTCGTGACAGCGATGATGGCCTTCTTCATGCTTCTTTGGCTTTTAAATGTTGCGCCACCGGAAACACTCGCGGGCCTCGCGGATTATTTTACGCCGACTACGGCTGCGATCGAAGGGCGGACTGGTTCCGATGCAGTTAATGCCCCAAGTTCAGACGCAAATGGTAACAACCCAACGCCTGTCGCTATTATCCAACAAATTGGCCCCCCTCCTGGCGGCCCAAACACTGGTGAGGAAACTGGAACTGACCAAGAAGGCGGCGGTGATCCCGATTTTGCTGCTGACGTTATCAATAATCGCGTCAAGGAAGCAGAGGATCTTGCGTTCGAGCAGCTTCAAGATCAGATGCGAATTGCAATGCAGGCCTCGCCAACATTATCTGATTTATCAGAACAGGTTCTCTTTGAAATCACCGAAGACGGTCTGAAAATTCAGTTGATCGATAAAGATCGCAGAGCAATGTTCAGAAGCGGTACAGCGGAACTTTATGGGTACGCGGAAACACTTATTCGCGAGGTTGGAGCCTCCGTTCAAACCTTACCAAACCGGATAACAATTCAGGGCCATACAGACGGTGGCCAATTCCGCGGTGCAAACGGCTATTCCAATTGGGACTTAAGCGCTGACCGTGGCAACTCGGCCTTGAAGGTCCTTTCGGAAACCGGCGTGACCGATGATCGCTTCTTTGAAGTGACTGGAAAAGCGTCAACGGACCCCCTATATCCAGACAATCCAAGTCGTATTGAAAACCGGCGCGTGACCATTCTGGTACTGCGTGAAGCACCAGTAGTGCCACCAAGTATTTCCGGCCGTCGTTAA
- a CDS encoding MAPEG family protein, producing the protein MNLSITNVDLMGPILAQIGLGIVLLFILYARRIPAMAKAKPTNEQMQDKAATSSLPAPARYAAENYNHQFEAPVLFYALCIGAMVSGLASELSVTFAWAYVGLRIVHSIIHITYNKVMHRFGVFMLSNIALIGLFITILLNYLG; encoded by the coding sequence ATGAATTTATCGATAACGAATGTAGATTTGATGGGCCCTATTTTGGCACAGATTGGTCTTGGTATTGTGCTCTTATTCATCCTTTATGCGCGCAGAATTCCCGCGATGGCGAAAGCAAAGCCAACAAACGAACAGATGCAGGATAAAGCTGCAACATCGTCGCTGCCCGCCCCCGCGCGTTATGCCGCAGAAAATTATAATCACCAATTTGAAGCCCCGGTGCTATTTTATGCTTTATGTATTGGTGCCATGGTCTCCGGCCTTGCGAGTGAACTAAGTGTTACATTTGCCTGGGCTTATGTTGGCCTTCGCATCGTTCATTCCATCATTCATATAACATACAATAAAGTTATGCATCGCTTCGGCGTTTTTATGTTGAGCAACATAGCTTTAATTGGGCTTTTCATTACGATTTTGCTGAATTATCTGGGTTAG
- a CDS encoding penicillin acylase family protein, which yields MRGLKIFFIFLIGFIVIGAAIGYGWLRSSLPQVSGEITLDGITNAVTVARDNHGIPHIIGNDDFDIAFATGFVHAQDRLWQMESNRRIGHGRLAEILGEPVIGFDRYFRTLGFTGRAQSAYDNLNVESKKMLQAYAAGVNAFIENNKSALPPEFLILGVTPEPWKPVDTMVWQKMMWLDLSGNMRHELARAELFSKFTPEQIRSLYPPYNGDEETPFPNLREIYSDLNLTDVVAALPPTKPEGYGSNNWVISGEHTKSGKPLLANDPHLGLTTPSIWYLARLHNTTTGRNTVGVTFPGSPSIVLGRNDKIAWGFTNVLPDSQDVFVEKLLDNGQYLTPDGPADFIIRKEIIKVKDGEDITLDVRETRHGPVISDIAPRASKFFGEKYVLAMQWTALGDKDTGVTGLLKLGRAQNFEEFKAAGTYYYGPEQNMVYADTDGNIGYYAPALVPVRKPDNAINGRLPSPGWDEKYDWQGYIPYDELPTRENPEGGIIATANEKIVDNDYPHFINRDWALPYRGNRIRAELKAKAPHDLASFAALQDDYVSDMARDVKPWFIHFLDQDDDRVKALAGWDGAMGIDLVEPLIFHTWTNHYQELLLKDEFGEMYDSFRRINPRLIKSSLYWSIETPSADNAYYALEPIDRDAALAWCDNKNTTDTVETCGMLARQAFEDTISDLTAKHGSDWKQWKWGNVHILTQSHRPFSQVDGIKDYFEIKAPVNGSTNTINVAGNSTNPNSLHVSGHGPSYRGLFDMNDLEKSLYIQPTGQSGNPFSHHYSDLFPYWLKTEFIEIKTSKTIPENAEDILTLTPKTSGE from the coding sequence ATGCGGGGTTTAAAGATATTTTTCATCTTTTTAATTGGATTTATCGTCATTGGTGCGGCGATTGGATATGGCTGGTTAAGATCGAGCCTACCCCAAGTCAGCGGTGAAATAACACTGGATGGCATTACGAACGCTGTAACCGTTGCCCGTGATAATCATGGTATTCCCCATATCATTGGAAATGATGATTTTGATATCGCCTTTGCAACTGGCTTTGTTCACGCACAAGACCGTTTGTGGCAAATGGAATCAAACCGCAGAATTGGTCACGGAAGGCTCGCGGAAATACTCGGTGAGCCAGTAATTGGCTTTGACCGGTATTTCAGAACCCTTGGCTTCACTGGGCGCGCCCAGTCCGCTTATGATAATCTGAATGTGGAATCAAAAAAGATGCTGCAAGCCTACGCAGCCGGCGTAAATGCCTTCATCGAAAACAACAAAAGCGCCCTTCCGCCAGAGTTTTTAATTCTCGGCGTTACGCCAGAACCCTGGAAACCCGTAGACACAATGGTCTGGCAAAAAATGATGTGGCTCGACCTTTCGGGTAATATGCGTCATGAACTCGCGCGCGCAGAACTGTTTTCAAAGTTTACACCGGAACAAATTCGTTCACTATATCCACCCTATAACGGTGACGAAGAAACACCCTTTCCCAACCTGAGGGAAATCTACAGCGATTTAAACCTGACCGATGTTGTAGCCGCACTACCGCCAACCAAGCCAGAGGGATATGGCTCCAACAATTGGGTCATTTCTGGCGAGCACACAAAATCCGGTAAACCGCTCCTCGCAAATGACCCGCACCTCGGATTGACCACACCGTCCATATGGTACCTCGCAAGGCTTCACAATACGACAACCGGGCGAAACACAGTTGGTGTTACATTCCCCGGTTCGCCGTCTATCGTCCTAGGGCGCAATGATAAAATCGCTTGGGGCTTCACGAACGTCCTTCCAGACAGTCAGGATGTTTTTGTCGAGAAACTATTGGACAACGGTCAGTATTTAACTCCTGACGGGCCTGCTGATTTCATTATTCGGAAAGAAATTATCAAGGTTAAAGACGGTGAAGATATCACACTTGATGTTCGCGAAACCCGTCATGGCCCTGTAATCTCTGACATCGCACCCCGTGCTAGCAAATTCTTTGGTGAAAAATATGTGCTCGCGATGCAGTGGACAGCGCTCGGTGACAAAGACACTGGTGTCACAGGGCTATTGAAGCTTGGCCGTGCACAAAACTTTGAAGAATTTAAAGCTGCGGGTACTTATTATTACGGTCCCGAGCAAAATATGGTGTATGCGGATACCGACGGGAATATCGGATATTATGCCCCTGCTCTTGTACCGGTCCGTAAACCAGACAATGCCATCAACGGCCGCCTGCCATCGCCAGGATGGGACGAAAAATACGACTGGCAGGGATATATCCCTTATGATGAGCTTCCAACACGGGAAAACCCCGAAGGCGGCATCATCGCAACCGCTAACGAGAAAATCGTTGATAACGATTATCCACATTTCATTAACCGCGATTGGGCGCTTCCCTACCGCGGCAATCGGATCAGGGCTGAATTAAAGGCCAAAGCCCCACATGATTTAGCGAGCTTCGCTGCGCTTCAGGATGATTATGTGTCAGACATGGCCCGCGATGTAAAACCGTGGTTCATTCATTTCCTTGATCAAGATGATGACCGCGTAAAAGCACTTGCTGGCTGGGACGGTGCAATGGGCATCGACCTTGTTGAGCCTCTGATTTTTCATACATGGACAAACCATTATCAGGAACTATTGCTCAAAGACGAATTTGGCGAAATGTATGATAGCTTCAGGCGCATCAACCCACGCCTAATCAAAAGTAGCCTGTATTGGTCAATCGAAACGCCATCAGCGGATAACGCCTATTATGCACTGGAACCCATCGACAGGGATGCAGCACTAGCATGGTGCGACAATAAAAATACCACTGATACAGTTGAAACATGCGGGATGCTGGCCCGGCAAGCGTTTGAAGACACGATTTCTGACCTTACTGCCAAGCACGGTAGTGACTGGAAGCAATGGAAGTGGGGTAATGTGCATATCCTTACACAGTCCCACCGGCCTTTCAGCCAAGTTGACGGCATTAAAGATTATTTTGAGATCAAGGCCCCAGTGAACGGCAGCACGAACACCATAAATGTTGCAGGAAACAGCACTAATCCAAACAGTCTTCATGTATCAGGGCATGGCCCAAGTTACCGAGGTCTTTTTGATATGAATGATCTCGAAAAATCTTTGTATATTCAGCCAACTGGTCAATCAGGAAATCCGTTTTCCCACCACTACAGTGACCTGTTCCCATATTGGTTAAAAACTGAATTTATTGAGATCAAAACCAGTAAAACCATTCCTGAAAACGCTGAAGATATTCTGACATTAACTCCAAAAACATCGGGAGAGTAA
- a CDS encoding NAD(P)-dependent oxidoreductase has translation MPEIKVPENEASEIKVAFLGLGVMGYPMAGHLARAGYAVTVYNRTTAKAEAWVEDYSAQLDDTAEIYMAPTVAGAVADADFVFACVGADKDVAEVCIGDNGAFASMKSGSVFVDHTTASAECARDMYAAAKEAGIGFLDAPVSGGEAGAVNGVLTVMCGGDDAVFNRAESVIAAFSKSCKLLGGAGAGQLTKMANQVCIAGIVQGLSEALNLAMEAGLDANAVVDVISKGAAQSWQMENRASTMINGEFDFGFAVDWMRKDLGIVLNEANNLGVSMPLTALVDQFYADVQKMGGNRQDTSSLIRRFRG, from the coding sequence ATGCCAGAAATCAAAGTGCCAGAAAACGAAGCATCAGAAATCAAAGTCGCTTTTTTAGGGTTAGGGGTTATGGGATATCCGATGGCAGGGCATCTGGCGCGTGCAGGCTATGCTGTCACTGTTTATAACCGAACAACGGCGAAGGCTGAGGCGTGGGTCGAGGACTATTCAGCACAGTTAGATGATACCGCTGAGATATATATGGCGCCAACGGTCGCGGGTGCAGTTGCGGACGCAGATTTTGTTTTTGCATGCGTTGGTGCTGATAAGGATGTTGCAGAGGTTTGTATCGGTGATAATGGTGCTTTTGCCTCCATGAAATCGGGGTCGGTATTTGTGGATCACACAACGGCATCTGCTGAGTGCGCGCGCGATATGTATGCTGCTGCAAAAGAAGCTGGTATCGGTTTTCTGGATGCGCCGGTATCAGGCGGCGAAGCAGGGGCAGTCAACGGTGTTTTGACTGTTATGTGCGGCGGTGACGACGCAGTATTCAACCGCGCGGAGTCCGTAATCGCAGCCTTTTCAAAATCTTGTAAATTGTTGGGCGGAGCTGGTGCGGGTCAGTTGACCAAGATGGCAAACCAAGTGTGTATCGCGGGTATTGTTCAGGGTCTTTCAGAAGCGCTGAACCTAGCGATGGAGGCCGGATTGGACGCAAACGCGGTTGTTGATGTGATTTCAAAAGGTGCTGCCCAAAGCTGGCAAATGGAAAACCGCGCCAGCACGATGATCAACGGCGAGTTTGATTTTGGTTTTGCTGTTGACTGGATGCGTAAGGATTTGGGAATTGTTTTGAATGAAGCTAATAACCTGGGTGTTTCAATGCCACTGACGGCACTTGTCGATCAGTTTTATGCGGATGTGCAGAAAATGGGCGGCAACAGGCAGGATACATCGAGCTTAATTCGTAGATTTCGCGGGTAA
- a CDS encoding methyl-accepting chemotaxis protein, translated as MTDIDDSEIREASELASQIKANALRVNSASKGRAQFLTEVVEGSREITASVEEIQERSQANNSVLLKTSDDVHKVTSEMNGILTSLEQNMALANKMTEMLDKFESQFRRVEEISGEITTISKQTNMLALNAMIEAKRAGKYGAGFTVVAQEVKELAANTQSSANEIDTMMSTLFGELGPIMDDCKTLNADMSSCAEHGKHSMAQIVDVGSAVDSAVERTRETGEQAAKQVTSFAAVVEQLNELKKETEAAISGSAKNAEIAGRIVELMSKQ; from the coding sequence ATGACAGATATAGATGATAGTGAAATACGGGAAGCCAGTGAACTGGCTTCTCAGATCAAAGCCAATGCACTGCGTGTCAATAGTGCCTCAAAGGGGCGGGCGCAGTTTCTGACGGAAGTCGTCGAAGGGTCGCGTGAAATTACGGCAAGTGTTGAAGAAATTCAGGAGCGCTCGCAAGCGAACAACAGCGTTCTTCTTAAAACAAGCGACGATGTTCACAAGGTAACAAGCGAAATGAATGGTATTCTAACGTCGCTTGAACAAAATATGGCGCTTGCCAACAAGATGACTGAGATGCTGGATAAATTCGAAAGCCAGTTTCGGCGTGTTGAAGAAATTTCTGGCGAGATCACAACAATTTCCAAGCAAACGAATATGTTGGCCTTGAACGCAATGATCGAAGCAAAGCGGGCTGGTAAATACGGCGCAGGGTTTACAGTTGTAGCCCAGGAAGTTAAGGAACTGGCTGCAAATACCCAATCCAGTGCGAACGAGATTGATACCATGATGTCAACACTGTTTGGTGAATTGGGGCCAATCATGGATGACTGTAAAACGTTGAATGCTGATATGTCATCGTGCGCCGAGCATGGCAAGCATAGTATGGCACAAATTGTCGATGTTGGCAGTGCTGTTGATTCTGCGGTGGAACGTACGCGTGAAACTGGCGAACAGGCTGCGAAACAGGTTACTTCATTTGCCGCAGTCGTTGAACAGTTAAATGAATTAAAAAAAGAAACCGAGGCTGCTATTTCCGGATCGGCAAAGAATGCGGAAATTGCAGGTCGAATTGTCGAGTTAATGAGTAAGCAATAA
- the nrtS gene encoding nitrate/nitrite transporter NrtS: MADANGSMSVCFWDAVKERSTVRRALLVASIVGTLLCLINQWEAIIGGFIGVNWFKVVLTYMVPFSVSTYSTAASKVDFAKKNMQPVEQPSVE; the protein is encoded by the coding sequence ATGGCTGATGCGAACGGGAGTATGTCGGTCTGTTTTTGGGATGCGGTCAAGGAGCGTTCAACCGTTCGCCGTGCCTTATTGGTTGCTTCTATTGTTGGCACGCTGTTGTGCCTTATCAATCAATGGGAAGCAATCATAGGCGGTTTCATAGGGGTTAACTGGTTCAAGGTTGTCTTAACCTATATGGTACCGTTTAGTGTATCCACATACTCTACGGCTGCCAGCAAAGTTGATTTTGCAAAGAAGAATATGCAACCTGTTGAACAGCCATCTGTTGAATAA
- the rpsD gene encoding 30S ribosomal protein S4 produces the protein MTKRIQAKYKIDRRMGENIWGRAKSPVNSRDYGPGQHGQRRKGKLSDFGIQLRAKQKLKGYYGSISEKQFRRYYDDAARRKGDTGENLVGILETRLDAIVYRAKFVPTVFAARQFVNHGHVLVNGRRCNIPSARIRPGDVVEIREKSRGIPMVIEAGQSPEREVPEYVTVDGAKATFVRVPTLDEVPYPVIMEPNLVVEFYSR, from the coding sequence ATGACTAAGCGTATTCAAGCGAAGTACAAAATCGACCGTCGTATGGGCGAAAACATCTGGGGCCGTGCTAAGTCACCAGTAAACTCACGTGATTATGGTCCAGGTCAACACGGTCAGCGCCGTAAAGGCAAGCTTTCTGACTTTGGTATCCAGCTTCGTGCCAAGCAAAAACTTAAAGGTTACTATGGTAGCATCAGCGAGAAGCAATTCCGCCGCTACTATGATGATGCTGCACGCCGCAAGGGTGATACAGGCGAAAACCTTGTTGGTATCCTTGAGACACGCCTTGACGCAATCGTATACCGCGCGAAATTTGTACCAACAGTTTTCGCTGCACGTCAATTCGTGAACCACGGCCACGTTCTTGTAAACGGCCGTCGTTGCAATATTCCTTCTGCACGTATCCGCCCAGGTGACGTTGTTGAGATCCGTGAAAAATCACGTGGTATCCCAATGGTTATCGAAGCGGGTCAAAGCCCAGAGCGCGAAGTTCCTGAGTATGTAACTGTAGACGGCGCGAAAGCAACATTTGTTCGCGTACCAACGCTTGACGAAGTTCCATATCCTGTGATTATGGAACCGAACCTCGTGGTCGAGTTCTACTCTCGTTAA